Proteins encoded in a region of the Sander lucioperca isolate FBNREF2018 chromosome 4, SLUC_FBN_1.2, whole genome shotgun sequence genome:
- the zgc:195282 gene encoding cysteine-rich protein 1, which produces MVGYCPICGKPVYFGEKKRSLGRDYHPLCLKCQKCNRQLTAGQHAEYDEKPYCSHCYLKMFGPKGNR; this is translated from the exons ATGGTAGGCTACTGTCCTATCTGTGGAAAGCCCGTCTACTTTG GTGAAAAGAAGAGGTCCTTAGGGAGGGACTACCACCCTCTGTGTCTTAAGTGTCAAAAGTGCAACAGACAGCTCACAGCTGGACAACATGCTGAG TATGATGAGAAGCCATATTGTTCACACTGTTACCTGAAGATGTTTGGTCCAAAAG GAAACAGGTGA